In Fodinibius saliphilus, the sequence ACGGTATCAAAGGATAGGCCCAAGACGATAGTTTGAAATCTGGATTATAATCTTCCGGTCCTGCTCGTCGCATTACAATCACTGCAATATGTACCAAGGCATAAGTGAGCAGGTATAAGAAGCTAGCGACATCAGCCAGTGTCTCAATGCCCACCCCAAAACCGATCAACAGCAGGATTACTACTCCTGTTATGAGGATAGCTCGGAATGGTGTTCGGAATTTACTGTGAATTTTGTTGAGCCATTCGGTGAGTATTTTATCACGTCCCATAGCAAAGTTTACACGGGCCGCTGAAAGAATAGAGGCATTTGCACTGGAAACGGTGGCAAGTAACGCACCCACGACCATCATCAACGCCCCAATGGTCCCTAGGTATTCACTGGCCACATCGGCCACCGGGATATTGGAACTTGCTAGTTCCGCGACGGGGAGAACGCCTGTCGATACTAACATTACCAACACATAAAATATCATTGGTGTAAGCACTGAAGCAATCATTGACAGCGGGAGGTTGCGTCCCGGGTTCTTGATCTCTTCGGCACTGGTAGCGATTACCTCAAAACCAATAAAGGAGACATACACAGTAGCAGCTGTAGAAGCAACAGCTCCCCATCCATTGGGGTTAAAGGGTTTAAATACCACCCAATTAATATTGAATACTCCGAAGGCCAAGAAGACCAGTATGAAACCAATGAGGAGAATAACAATGAGGTTTTGCAGAGCTCCGGCCTCTTTAACCCCCCGATAATTCACGCCAATTAATAGAGCGGCCATCCCTAGGGCTGACCATGCAACGGGAATATTGCCATAGAAAAACGTTAGATATTGTCCAAACCCAAGCATATAGAAAGCGGTAGCAAACATCAGCCCGGCCCACATACTCCATCCAACAACGGATCCAAAGAAACTTCCCATCGCCCGGTTTACATAGTAATAACTTCCTCCAGCTTTGGGCATACCCGTGGCCAGCTCAGAAAGGGAAAGGGCGGTTAGCAGTGAGACGATTCCGCCAATAATGAAGGAGATCATTCCGGCCGGACCAGCATTGTTCGCTACAATTCCGGGCAACACAAAAATACCAGCCCCGATCATGGTGCCAACACCGATAGTATATGCTTCTAAAAAACCGAGATCACGTGCAAGTTCCTGATCACCGGATGGCTCATTCATAAAACGTTATTGCTATGCAGTTGGAAAACTAATGAGCGTAAATGTACGAATTTCTATCTATTTAACAACCAATATTGAGGTTTGGGATCTTTTAATAACTGTTTTTAGGTTATCATCGATTCTTGGTTACTTAGTCTGTAATATACAAATACTAAAGATATTACATCTTCGGATAAGTTGCTGGAGGGGTAGTGTCTTTTTCACTCAGTTTATCTGGATATTTATTAAAAGATCTATCTGAATTTCTTCTTTTATCTCTTTTTATTGCTCTAATTTAACTTCTTTTCGGGAGTGGTTGGTTAAATATGGCCTAAAAACTCGTCCGGTTGAAAAAGATAAATCCATATTGCTATTCCATATAACATGATTGATTGAGTTACCAGTCACCAAAGTAACTTTAATCAGAAGTATATGTTATTGAATAAATTAGGGATGTTTTCCACCCAGCAGTTTGAGGTTTTTCAGGCTCA encodes:
- a CDS encoding amino acid permease produces the protein MNEPSGDQELARDLGFLEAYTIGVGTMIGAGIFVLPGIVANNAGPAGMISFIIGGIVSLLTALSLSELATGMPKAGGSYYYVNRAMGSFFGSVVGWSMWAGLMFATAFYMLGFGQYLTFFYGNIPVAWSALGMAALLIGVNYRGVKEAGALQNLIVILLIGFILVFLAFGVFNINWVVFKPFNPNGWGAVASTAATVYVSFIGFEVIATSAEEIKNPGRNLPLSMIASVLTPMIFYVLVMLVSTGVLPVAELASSNIPVADVASEYLGTIGALMMVVGALLATVSSANASILSAARVNFAMGRDKILTEWLNKIHSKFRTPFRAILITGVVILLLIGFGVGIETLADVASFLYLLTYALVHIAVIVMRRAGPEDYNPDFKLSSWAYPLIPLLGSISCLVILAQMRTLVLLIGGGIIVVGILWYFSYAASRAIKPSLVGDAIAARNSNPTPNDRYRIVVPVANPQTEQHLIKLGGAIGGNYGEAEIVAVSVLQVPQQTSLQQGIQYEDERLKRQQDLLDNARSTAEKAEIGLRTRAIVSHSISSAVLNVIKEERAQHLVLGWRGKRKRYQHILGSNIDRIVDEASCEISLIKAGDRPTNNIVVLVGPGPNTTLAVRRGYDLASSIEEASLTLLTVQPPSEDADMDPQTEGKGLINSIAHEVGLNSAQFKTEVLVSDNVRNTLLKAIENYDTVCIGATRSTAITQALFGSIPEEIGEHAKGTVIISRGPEYRPRTITEGIIERLSS